A single Macadamia integrifolia cultivar HAES 741 unplaced genomic scaffold, SCU_Mint_v3 scaffold462, whole genome shotgun sequence DNA region contains:
- the LOC122068851 gene encoding UDP-glycosyltransferase 88F3-like: protein MKDTIVLYPAPGISHLTSMVELGKLILRHYNSRFSLTIVITSASFDSAKIDPYIEQVSQTNPSIAFHRFPSLPNRPSLKPPVHPVAILLESISLNNPNLLHTLKTISETSSIAALVIDFFCNPASHVATELSIPLYYYFPTNASIVAMFLHLPILHNETDKSFRELGNTILHVPGLPPVRASHMSASLLDRNNQVYDNMLGLGTQLLKSKGIISNTIEALEPEAIKVIKNQTPAIFCVGPMITEPGDQSSAADWLSWLDKQPSGSVLFLCFGSRGVFSVKQISEIAVGLERSGQRFLWVVKDPPPIDTGVRMMSPLSTMDFDLEAVMPEGFLERTRDRGLVVKSWAPQVEVLNRESVGGFVTHCGWNSVLEAVSAGVPMVAWPLYAEQHINKEVLVEAMRVALPMEAADEDGFVVAAEVEKRVRMLMDSDEGTKMRKLCGEMKGMALAAWAENGSSRAAFNDLAQSWNRG, encoded by the coding sequence aTGAAAGATACTATAGTTCTCTACCCAGCTCCTGGCATCAGCCATCTAACTTCCATGGTTGAGCTGGGCAAGCTCATCCTCCGCCACTACAACTCACGTTTCTCCCTCACAATCGTCATAACAAGCGCCTCTTTTGACAGCGCCAAGATCGACCCTTACATCGAGCAAGTTTCTCAGACAAACCCTTCAATAGCCTTCCACcgcttcccttctcttcccaaCCGTCCTTCCCTTAAACCCCCTGTCCACCCTGTCGCCATACTATTGGAATCAATTAGCCTCAACAACCCAAACCTTCTCCACACCCTCAAAACCATCTCTGAAACCTCTTCCATTGCAGCCCTTGTAATCGATTTCTTCTGCAACCCAGCTTCCCATGTCGCCACCGAGCTCAGCATCCCTCTTTACTACTACTTTCCGACTAATGCCTCTATTGTTGCCATGTTCCTCCATCTCCCAATCCTCCATAACGAGACCGACAAGAGCTTCAGAGAGCTTGGCAACACTATTCTTCACGTCCCAGGATTGCCCCCAGTTCGAGCTTCACATATGTCGGCATCTTTACTCGATCGGAACAACCAGGTTTACGATAATATGTTGGGTCTGGGTACCCAACTCCTCAAATCGAAGGGAATTATATCAAACACCATTGAGGCACTAGAGCCAGAAGCAATCAAGGTGATCAAGAATCAAACGCCGGCCATTTTCTGTGTTGGACCTATGATTACAGAACCCGGAGATCAATCTAGTGCCGCCGATTGGTTGTCATGGCTTGATAAGCAACCAAGTGGGAGTGTTCTGTTCCTGTGTTTCGGCAGCCGTGGTGTGTTTTCGGTGAAGCAAATTTCAGAGATCGCTGTTGGGCTAGAGAGGAGTGGACAGAGGTTCTTGTGGGTGGTGAAGGACCCTCCACCAATCGATACTGGTGTAAGGATGATGTCTCCGTTATCTACCATGGATTTCGATCTTGAAGCTGTGATGCCGGAGGGGTTTCTGGAGCGGACAAGAGATAGGGGTTTGGTTGTGAAGTCATGGGCGCCGCAGGTGGAGGTGTTGAATCGAGAATCGGTTGGTGGATTCGTGACTCATTGTGGGTGGAACTCGGTCTTGGAAGCTGTGTCTGCTGGGGTTCCAATGGTGGCGTGGCCGCTGTATGCAGAGCAGCATATAAATAAGGAGGTTTTGGTGGAGGCTATGAGGGTGGCATTACCAATGGAGGCGGCGGACGAGGATGGGTTCGTGGTTGCTGCCGAGGTTGAGAAGCGAGTCAGAATGCTGATGGACTCGGATGAGGGTACAAAGATGAGGAAACTCTGTGGAGAGATGAAGGGGATGGCCTTGGCTGCGTGGGCAGAGAATGGGTCCTCTCGGGCTGCTTTTAACGACCTTGCCCAGTCATGGAATCGGGGATGA